The following are encoded in a window of Solidesulfovibrio magneticus RS-1 genomic DNA:
- a CDS encoding YcgL domain-containing protein: protein MPFAIHQSKLNLKMYLFTRNKNDFSCVPEGILEEMGKVKFLRDSFPKEKETEIIVSRYKEIESLVAVKGYCVVKLE, encoded by the coding sequence ATGCCGTTCGCAATTCATCAAAGCAAGCTAAATCTCAAGATGTATCTTTTTACACGAAATAAAAACGATTTTTCGTGTGTTCCAGAAGGCATCTTAGAAGAAATGGGGAAAGTCAAGTTTTTGAGGGATTCATTTCCCAAAGAAAAAGAAACAGAAATTATTGTTTCTCGTTATAAAGAAATTGAAAGCCTTGTTGCTGTCAAGGGCTATTGTGTAGTTAAGCTTGAATAG